TTTGTTGAGGATAAACtaacatttttccttttgttaatGGATACGAAGATTACATTGAAAGCCGATGTTAGCTGTTGGTTGCTCATTACTGATTCGGTGAATATTTATCGACGTCCTGGAAGCCGAAGAAGGATGTGGGGTTAAGTGGAGTTGCTTTTCAAAATCACCTGCTCACTAAActcaacttaaggacggtgcctactaattaaggaTATTTTtcccccggtgtgtgattatgcaggaaatgtagatcttaactagtgttattgaaatccaaaaagaaaattgggggtaaccacgcatttttcaaagataattcatgcatgaataatatttgcaaaaagcgttaaaatacaaagcaatgtatggcgttctttctcaaattgaagcttaattatctctcaaaaatgcatggttacccccaattttctttttggataccaaaaatacttactaagatctactttctccggatagttttaaacagcgcaaaaatatccctgtattagtaagcatcaccaataggaaatccgagtatctggagatgcgcagaacgtatgcgcaataacaatagtaggcaccgtccttaattacactcttcattgttttttaaaagaacttgtaattttggagctgagaCTGAACgttctatatatttttttgagatttgatccgtgaaaacgttcttaatctACGTAGTATAATAAGTTCGACTACCAACTGAGTTTCTTCAGTGTATCATGCATATAGGAAAACCACATAGTATATAATATTAAGAAACGTCCCCAAGTATTTAAGTTTATCGTCctgttttatatttattttacacgacccacaaaaacaaaaaacgaaaacaagagcaaaataaagacgttcttTACTGGCTCTAGGTGAGGGTATGTTCGTAAACGTTTGTTTGATCTCTGCCCGAACGTTCTTATAAAAGGTTCTTGCTTATAAAAGGAGTGTATCTTAATATGTTTAGACCTATCAGCACAGCAGGAACCAGTGTCTTGGAGTGTATGTACAACATCCATTTCTATTTTGCAATAGCTAGTGTTTTCATAGCTTTGGGTTTTTCCTCGAAACTAGACCTTTCCAGCGCATGATAAGAATTAAACAAGAGAATACGAAAGAGAAAGAATCCCCTTTACAGGGCTCTGCTCCCATGAAAATCATTTGAAATCTATTATTACTTATGTGTCATGTTGCGTACTTGTCAAGGGCGACTCCTTGTCGGTCATAAGGAACGCGTGTCATGGGAACAACAGATAGAAATATCCTTCGCAGCATGGGCACAAAAATTTGCTCTCTTAACTCGCGTTCTCTTTCCTTAAATATTATATTATTCCCCCTGGGATAGAGAATGAACAATAGCGTGATCATAAGCTTGTGAAATAGCGCGGTCTAAGAAAATTGCTTAAGATAAGCCCAGTATGGGAGAAGTTCAAGCCTGCTTCCTATTATCTCATATTCGTGGCAGGCTCACGTGACACTCTCTGATTGGCTCGAAAATTATATGAACGCTCAGTCGGGTTTGTCAACCGGAAGGTATCGTTGGGCATACGAGAATTTCCGAATTTAAACTGCAATTTTTGTTGAATTCAGTGCAAGTGCCAATAATGTCATCGGGTAGTTTTTACGtgcacaggtagcccaagcccCATGAAACCTGGCCAACTCGGTTTTGTATATCCGGATGGGCTTCTGAAAAAAATGTTGTCATACCAATAGCACATTGCCATGACAACACAGTAAGTACGGGTAGTGTCAcacacgctattttagtcagaCTTCAAAACACTAGAAGACAAttaagaccaaaaaaaaaatgttgcagttttgttgccaatgaccgTTGAAGTACACTGAAGCTATCCTTTGTTGTTGGCAGCCAaagatggagaggatggaaatggaattGATAAAAGTTTGGAGACGGTGGCTTCAGAAATTCACCACAAATTAAACACAAATCGTTacttgtgccataaatataattcatatcttgtcagtgggttatCAGAAATGTTGTATGTGTGAGCTAAAGTAGTTAATTAGATTTTTATCCAGTTTAGACCTGAAAAAGTACACAACAGGAAATTTAGCATGAGATTGCCCCCTTAACCTGTATTCATAAGGACATCATTCGTTCTGAAGTTGCTCTCGTCCGTTGCCTCACAGTAGCAAATGCTTTCCAAGTCATCAGTACTTCAAAGAACACAATATTAAGTAGTTATCGGAAATGGGTACGTACATAAATTGGCCACCATTCTTGCACATGAACTATAACCAAAAACTAACTTCACATATCCTTTTACATTCTCTATGTACAGACAACATCAGTATGTTCCGTCACGGCAACGGGGAGACAGATTACCCGACAGCCTTCTTTACCGATACGAAGTACTTGATGTTCAGAttgtttttcaaacaatttattttcattttctggttTACAACCTCTCAAAGCACCATGATTTTACATTACTAACGAATCTTCTTCAATCGTCTCACCCTTGAAAATCTCATAATAAATATACGAGGCATCTTTTAGCCGTGAGCGGGGGAAGGATTACGgttgaagtgaagtgaagttaggctattagtctctccccatggggcttttcaggactaatttacaatactttgtgggggaccttagccagactgcttgttacgcggtttacaattaattttatggaaatgaaagatgcccccgtccagataaggtcagaccacaacaccggggactacgtcccctactcttatcgaacagtgagtgggttctttaacgttccaTACTATTAATTCAAAGAGAATCATATAAGGATATAAGCCGGGGCTTTTTGGGCAAAACAGCCGAAAGAAgaataagaaaaaaaggagttatcattttctttttccaagGCAGGGGATATCGTGACCCACAAAAGCTGACAACCAAGTTAATCTTCGTGCTTTCTTTTGGTCTTCTTGGGGTGCCTTGAACGACTTTTCGCCTTGCACAGTGGACAAATAGGAGCATTCCGATGAATCTGTTGATGACATGACAAACATGCCTTCATGGGTGGTGGTTGCTGTTGTCGAAAGTGCCTCTCTCCCTGGGGACCTCGTTTGTTGACAAGCTGTTGGGCTGccgctgctgctgctgctaacTGCGACGCTAcgggaggaggaggagggggcTCCTGTGGCTCCGGCTTCCAACCAGGTGGAGCACGTTCAAGAAACCTGTAAATAAGAGAAACCGTTAGCGTGCCGATAGCCACAGAACCATTTCTTGAAGAAACACCCTGCACGACGCTACCATCCAGAAAGTCACTTTGCAACTAAAACAACAGCCTCAGGATGTGGTCGGTTAATTAGCCGGGGTCGGTTAGCCCTGGGGTTGATGCCCGGCCGGGCCCCGGGTTAATTAACCCTTCATGGATACCTGAGAAGTTTACTCTTCTACTTCATGATCACATACATAAGAGTGCCATCGTTACAATATAACTGACAGGGAACTTCTACGGGTTTAAGGGTGCTAAGGAAATGTTCTCGTTTTTGTGCTTTTTGCACTATGTGCTTGACTAAACCATTGGGTTAGAGAATCCTATAGAACACTTGTAATCGTTGTGTTCTAAATTCAAAACCACCATGAACAAGGACAACAATGGATTTGGTATGTTAAGGGTATGTGGATTGGTGCGAGCACATAATCTCAATTCCGCGAAATTTAGTACTGCGCCAAATATAACCCGCGCGAAAAGGTTAGTGTAATACGAGACACTAGTTGTTAGAAATGGAAACCAATCGTTTTATTCATGCGTACACATATGATGTCTTTAGTTAAAGTGTTCTTATAACgttaaaaagcacaaaaatgtcttcttcatcatcatcctgAGCAATTTCTGTCGGGATTCTTTCAGGCTCCAAGCAATATTCTGCCAGAAATGCCCGCATTTTGCTGTAAATTTAAAGCTGCGCGAATAAGTCCTCTATAATTTGCGCGAAATTAAATCGCGCAAATATAAAACTGATCTAAGATGAGTACGTGTGAGAGTTTTTTCATCAACTGCTCAATCAGTTGTTCTCTTGTCCAACATATTCTCCGGTGTTTAGCAAAACTGaccacaaaaaataaacaaggaaggattacgtttttgcaaacgttggccgtgtagcacttattatttgaacagacttaactgattagagtgtaatgtgaagtgctaagtatctaccccatatgaaccatgtgagcgttagccctactgatggaaatgggcccacacaagtacagagaaaaactctgaccagggtgggaattaaacccacgaccttcgggctagatcaccgctgctctaccgactgagctacatgaATATCACACATCCACTAAGAGAACAATAAGTTATTAATCGTACATGCAGCATAAGTCAGTGGCAGCCTGTCTTTACAGATAAAGCTATTGCTAGCTTCTACTGTTACAGACTTACTCGGCAAGACTTGTTTCTTCATCAAGATTGGCAACTTTGTCAAGACCCAATGATCCTCTCATCTTGTCAATATCCCTTTTTAGGGGTTTATATTCATCGTGTAACCTTCGAAGTGTCTCCAGGCCTCGTTCTCTCTCAGCCTCAGACTGCTTGAttgtattttccatctgatGGAATACAATCATGGACATTGGCTTTTCGTTAGTGAGATAAACCCCTTCATGTGTCTCAAtcactttatttttaaaaaagtaaaattgttACCCTTGGCTGAACACAAATGATAAGCTTTGTGCTTGAAATAATAAATGTCTAGGCCTTACATGTATACAGAATGACCGATTTTCTTGATTAATTTTCATGATTGCTACCTGAAAGAATAGCTTCAATGATGTCTTCAGGCAAAAATGTGCAAGTGGTCGTTTCATTCTTATATGGTTGACTGGGTATCAGTTCTTAAAAGAATCACCTTTGCTGTCAACTGTATTATCCAGGAGCAATCCTGCTATCAGTTTATACTGCAAAATAAGCTTGCTAGAGGCtattttttgtcatttcaagTAAAAGTTGCTCTTCAGTTATTGTCAAACACAAAGGAGCATTGTAAAAAGGGTGATCACTTCGTTAGCAACCACACAAGATAAATTTGTTGATCAACCAGAACAAATGCAGAACTGTACGgtaaatttgcaataaaaaactAAGGCCCTAATAGCACACAGTCTTGTTCAGACTTAAATATTCTTTCTTTGTCTTAAATATTTTTAAGACCTCATTCACTTCAATCATGCTGTAAAACAGCCGTTTGTGTCTCGTCAAGTGAAAGGTCCAGAGCGAGGGTGAAAACGAAGAGCGAGAGTGGAGAGAGATGCTTTCTTTTACGGTCTTTTCACTCGCCTCATATGGCCAATGGGCATGATTTAATAAGACAACTGATTGTGAGGCTTGCATGCAGCGCACGTGAGAATTTGTATCTTCAGTTGAAAAAAACGAACATAAAAACCAACTGTTTTGTAGTCTACTTCAATTACAATGAAAATATCTTTTAAGAGTgactgttttaaaagaaaagcataGAGTTTACTAAAAAATCTATTCACAGCTATTCAATGATTAAGGTGATTCTACTTACTAAATTGATGTCAGCATGAATGAGCCTTAACTCTTCCACATGTGCCATTTTCTCATGAAGCAGGGCTTCCATTTCAGCTTTGTAGTCTTTTAACAGTTTGCCTTCCTTCTCTGCCACATCTAACTCTTGGATAAGCTGGGATTTCAACTTGTCTAACTGAGAAGTCTTGACCCTAACAAGTTACCAAATGAATTTGAGGGCTTCACATAAAGATTCAAGCAGAAGGATAAATACATTACGTGTACATGAACAGGTAGATGTTGAGCAATCATAAACTGACTGGTTGTATCAAGCACTGTTGTGCTATGACTCTTGCTAAAGGAAAATATATACTTCTTAAATCAGGAGCTACATGATGAAAACAGCAATTCCaatgaaagaaaataactcTTCACAATATAACTTGGTGCAATCATGAGTATAATTTTACAATTCACTGTTCACATTGTTGTCAAAACTCTGTATTTTGAGCAATTCACATTTTGTTTGGCTGTGTGAGGCAAGGAAATGTAATACACTGCATGGCAAACATgcatcacaataattattttctcccATTTAACCAATAGTATTGAATTTCTTGTAGGAATTGATAGCTGTTGCATCTACAATCTGAATGAAATGCAAGttcttaattaaaattaattaaaagttcAAACATTATTCTTGAAACACTTGCTACCATTTTATCAGTCATCTTCTGTTAGTTCTTCTGTGTCAACTAGTATTAAGCTAGTTTAAGTAAACTatgtaactttatttaacccaCGTATTGTAAATGAGCAGAAAGCTTGTTTAAATGCAAATGTGGAGTATTATATTAAAGAAAGACaatctatttacaaaatttgaaacaaattaaagatatgAAGGGCGAGTTATTTACATAAAATACATGCAGTTACAATTGTTTGACGAAAGCATCATTCGTTTGAGGTTTTTTTCCTAAACATTGAGAGTGATTCCGAAGTGAACAAAGAAGGTGAAATGAATTGAAGTCAAAAGGAACCTGCAAATCCAGATATGAAAGCGGCAAATTACTCTGTTTTGTGGGGATATACCTTTGAAATGCTTATCCTTTGTTGATGACATCATTGCCAAAAAGGTTGCATCACAGAAGTGTCAGATTAGAAAACAATaataccaattttttttcaacaaaacgaaaaaaaagagCCGGTAGcatctttaatttattttttgacgTTTCTCcttttcatgaaattaatatAATAGTAATCAATGACTTTAAAAATAGTAGGTACATTGTTTCCTTCGAATACAATTTGCATAATTACCCCAACAAAAAAGAGCATATGGCTGTCTCCTTTTTATACAGCTCACAAAATGCATTGAACATCGCTACAAAGATCGCAATTTTGAATCTTTATGTATATATGCATGGCTAAGGAATAAGACAGACTAAGTGCTTGTAGTTGCTTGAAATATTTACTGATAACACTAGCTAGCCAAagcttttaatttaatttttttcttttagttattCAAACTGATCTTCAGTCATAAATTGGGAATACAAGAGTAAACTTATAAGTTATTTACGAATAAAAAAATCGGCCAATCTTTTTTTCGAATTTCCAATACCAAGCCAATCATGAAAACTTCGTTCACTTCCTTTCATaaaaatgaatgcaatttttgatACGTATAAGCGTATCAAACAATGAATTCCATGCAGAACGTCGAAAGCCAAATGAATTAAAGCTTAAATTCGCACAGTTGTACAATTCAGAAACGTTTAACAAAAGTTATTTCGGTACCTTATATCTCTAATTGTCTCAAGTTTCCTCATATATTCGTCTTCCTCGGCGTCTCTTGTTGAAGGACTAGAAGCCATGATGCTCTTCTCATCAATGGCGGCGTTGGCGATGTCTTCCCATAACCAGCGGGACAAATTTGCCTGTTTGTGATTGGTCAGTGATCCAAGAACAACCAATAATCTTCCATGTCCGCTTTTTGCTAATTGCCTTTATCAGCTGTTCCAAGAGTTTGCCGGATGAGAGGAAATTGGCAGTCTAAAATATAGTTGATGATCCTTGAACCATACTTGCGCTGCCTTGTAGTGACTGTAGTGAAATACCCCAGAAATGTTATAGGTTTTTGTCCACAAATAAGAAtgccaaaaattaataatgttgtAAAGCATTTCAGTGGAGGATTTTACTGCTTAAAAGTAGTATGCAAtattagaaaaaatatattttttaagagaATAAGAGTCTTCGTTAGATCACCGTTGTagactaaaggaaaaaaataaaataaaaaaataagtatGGTCAAAATTGAAagtcgcccgatatgggacttgaacccatgaccctcagattaaaagtctgatgctctaccgactgagctaaccgggctccCGTGCTACGAATCGttgaattttatttatttaattaatacacAGCCTTGGTCATAGCTGCAACGGATGAGTCGGTATGTCTGCTGGCCATTGCACTCACTTTACTGGAGGACAGCCATTCGCCTAAAACATAAAAACTGCAATTTTTATGTTTCGTCCACTCAGCCGTGTAAAATTAGCTTAGGCCGGCTGATTTATACTGCTGCCTAATGATTGATCATATAAACGgaaccccaccccaccccaccgTATGTAAGGATATTTCCAGCTCCAGCTTGTTTCATAAAGATGGCCACCTTGACCAGCAGGCAGATATTACTAGCGATTGGAATGCTTTTTACAGGATCCATAAACACACTATCAAAGAAGGCACAGAATGACTGTTCGTGAGTAGATGGATGCATTTCGCCTTttgcgagttttttttttttttggcgtggCAATACGCGACGGCTACAGGTCATCTGACTCCACTCCAGCAGCCAACAACTTGAAATTTTATTGACGATCCTGAAATTAATGCTTGTCTTCCAAATAGCTTGAGTGTTTATGATCTCTTTTGCTCTAACGCAAAATATCATGTATGATGACCTGAAGAAAATACTGAACCCTCAACCAGTCACTTGAACCCTTCACTATGGCGCGCCTTTCCTGTCACTATTCAAACAGCTTTTAATATAAACTAGTGCCTCTATTACAACGTGCcgtgatttttattttctttattctgtatgtatttttaaattttgctttgATATATTCTACATCTCTTCCCATTAATTTAATTATAAGTGTTAAGCACATtaattccttttttgttttctttatttcatatGCGTTCTATATGTATCACGTCAGGTActaccccaagctcagtgtgagcatggcctaaaaaataaaaggatttgtatgaaaatcCTGATAAGGGctggaccattagaaaagtgatggcgggtggggtggggaaaatacaaaaaaaaaaccatacaaTGGATGGTGACtgtaaaaataaatatcatGCAGAAGAGAAgaagtgacaaaaaaaatttcctgcagCCGAGAATTACACTGCAGCCAAGAATTTCCGGGCAGCAACTTTCTACTGCAGTCTTATTGGTCCTGGTGGAGTCCCCATTACCCTGATTATCTCTACAATTAGGAAAACAGACATCTTTCTCTTTCCAGGCTGAAATGCTTTTTCTAGTTAAATATTAACCAAAAAGGCATACCTAGTGTTGTAGCAATATATCAGGGACTTTCCAAGGGAAGATTGTGCAAGGAATACCTCGGAAGAAAAGTCAACATATTGCCAGGGGTTAATTAGTGCTTAAATATCCTACGAAAACTAGGACTAGGATCTTAGTTTGGTACTATGGAAACTAAGACCCCATGTGTAAAGAGTGGAAATTACAGGAAAGAGTATACAATGCCATGGCATGCTTGAATGTTGTGTTacagaaacaaaaacagtgaCATTCGTTGAACCTTACTCattggcacggaaactaaaGATAACTAAGGTCTTTTGAATAATGAGAAACTCAGCCTGTTAACCCTTCGCTTGTAGCCACTAAAAACGTGGTAAGCgaattattttctcagtgcACATTTGACATTCTTACCAATTTCATCAcactctttctatttctggcatctattttgtaccatgaccatttttttatgattgacaagaACACGTGACATGGTAAATGCGAAGGGCCTATACATGTAGCACTGGTCCATTTGGATAGTCCGTTGGGGTAGTCCATGGAGTGAAGGTCAGTATTTTGTCTACCACCATTGCACACTGCCCTGGTCCAACTAATTGTGCACTTACATTGTTAATTTTGCAAGATCCAAAGGACTTAAGGATGAACATGGGCATGAGGTTCACAAGTTTGACCACCCATGGTTTCAAACAGGCCTTATGTTTATTGGTAAGCTCTGCTTGATgcattcatttgtttgttttgaagtttatttctttgcattttgtatCATTTTGTGGTTTGTGTGCAGCCTCTTTAATTTCTGATTGACTGCATGACTTATTATGAACCTCAAAATGTCACCTCAATGTAGAACTTTGCTCCTACATGTAGGTACAAGTcattcgcgattattccatctcgttcacgtcgtacattGTGGGCaaagtattctaaaaataaattggtaggagcggtttcagactgaaaatagagaatgaaagattctctgttacaTGCTTATGTTGTTGTCAATACCTAAAATTGTGCGTGATTTCACATTGTCGTCATATGCAGAGAACTGCAAAAGTATGAGCTAAAATTTGTGCCGCACATGTAGCACGATCATTtgtgctcttttaaccaatgatatcattgttttgtggcgtttccGTCGATGTCATCgccgtagatcttaagctccctatcgAGTGAGTGACTAACAAACAGTGGAACAGTTGATGGATGGATAGACTGACCTGAATCAATCAAGCAATCAATGAGATGGTGATCGAGTTAGTCATTCTAATGACTCTCATGAAGTTGATTTACCAGGTTTtgtcagaaacaaaagaagcaaCCCTCGCAGCACCTGCGTGCACCTATATAAATTATAgttgtctttaatttttttactttgatGCTTTTTCATCAGGCGAGACAATGTGTTTGATTGGCCTTTACTTTTACAGACGAAAAGAGAGACAAAGATTAAGACAGGTTGGAAAAATTTGGAGTGAAAATGAAACCTTTCCCTGCCAAGTGATGCGTGATTGAGGAGTAAATTAACCCCAGCAGAAACATTTTAGGGAATCTCTTAAGATCTTTTGAAGATCTCCATAAAGATATTATTTCAAGGATTGATCTTACTCGTGATAGATCCTAGCCGAGATTCCTccagggcccgtttctcaaaagtcctgaaatgtcatttgtgaaactgtcaaccacttgttttggaaagccgatcttttaacatgttttcaaggtaacaaaaagacaaatgactgtgaagtttgacg
Above is a window of Montipora capricornis isolate CH-2021 chromosome 6, ASM3666992v2, whole genome shotgun sequence DNA encoding:
- the LOC138052240 gene encoding zinc finger C4H2 domain-containing protein-like, producing the protein MASSPSTRDAEEDEYMRKLETIRDIRVKTSQLDKLKSQLIQELDVAEKEGKLLKDYKAEMEALLHEKMAHVEELRLIHADINLMENTIKQSEAERERGLETLRRLHDEYKPLKRDIDKMRGSLGLDKVANLDEETSLAEFLERAPPGWKPEPQEPPPPPPVASQLAAAAAAAQQLVNKRGPQGERHFRQQQPPPMKACLSCHQQIHRNAPICPLCKAKSRSRHPKKTKRKHED